The DNA sequence TCGATAGTCGGCAGTATGATAATTTTCAAAAAATGTTAAAAGAAGATGAATACCTTTCCAGCTCTTATGTCGATAAGCGGAAGAAAGATAAGGAAAGAGGAAAACTCTATAGGTCTATTCTAAAAAATAAACCGAATAAAAGATCTTAAAATCTACTTGAAGTTAAAACAAAAACTCTCATACTTGCTCTGTCATGGAGAATAAAGGCTTACTTCGATTTTATTTTAGACTACCTTCTTCCTTAATAATATTTCTACTCTATTTCGTTTTTCTCCTAAACTTCTTATTTTCACAGGAGGATATTCTCACGATAGATAAAGTGGATAATGAAATACAACTAATCGGTAAACATGTCTACTATTTACAGGAAAACAACAAAGAACTTACGATAAATGATATACTCCAACCTTCGACACAATCTCAGTTTAAAAAACAATTAAAAGATACTTTTATTTTTCAACCTTCTAATAACGGCATCTGGTTTAAAATAAGCATTGAGAATAAAACAGAAGAAGCTCTCTATCTCAAACTGGGAAGGATCAGTATCTGGTTTTTAGATTTTTACAAACCGGATGCTTTCGGAAAGTATCATAAAACGTTTTCCGGTGGAAATCTTAAAACAGATGTCCCTCCACCGAGTCTATCCAAACGATATGTTTTATCCCTGATGCAGGGAAAAACGACAGGCCCGAAAACCTATTATATTCGAATCGTTGGTAAATTTCCCCTGACCTTCCCTTTTCTCATTGGAACAAAAAATTCCATTATAGAAGATACCCGTTTTCGAGAAGATTGGGTAACCGCTATTTTTTGTGGTTGTATTCTGGCTACTTTCTTATATAATGTTTTTCTTTTATTCTCTATGCGAGATATTCTTTATTTTTACTATATTTCTTTTTTAGCCTGCTCATTCTTTACAGTGACTTTCTTCCAAAACTATCCATTCTTTTCTCATCCCTGGTTCTGGGAGAATATATTTATTTGGAGTAACCTGATTGCTATATTTATTGGTTTATTCGGAATCCATTATTTACGATTAGTCCATTATTCGACATTTTTGAAGAAATGGATTATTTTTATGGTGTTTATCCTGGCGTTTTTCTTTCCTATCCTTAATTATTTAAAATTCATAGATTTTATTTTTCTTGTAAAAGCCTATCTGCCTACTGTAACCCTGTTTCATTTTAGTTTATTCTTATGCGGTTTATATGTTTACTATAAAGGTTATAAGCCGGCTCGATTCTATACAATCGCCTGGGGAAGCTTATTCTTATCTATTGGAATATTTTTTTTGATTATTCATGAATTACTTCCATTTTTACTATATGCCGATTATATAATCTATCTCGGTTTTACTGCAGAGATGGCTTTCTTTGGCCTGGCTCTGGGTGACAGATATAACCATATTAAAAAAGAAAGCGAAGAAATTCACAAGAAACATTTAGTCCTTATTGAAAAACAAAAAGAAATACTGGAACAAAAAGTTCAGGAACGAACCGAAGTTCTACTCCTTCTAAATGAAGAATTAGAACAAAAAAATAAAGATTTAGATCTACGCGGTAAAGAACTCCAGGAAGTAAACAGGGCCAAAGACAAGATTTTTGCTATTATTAGCCATGATCTACGTTCTCCAATTGCTGCTCTGAATAGTTTTCTTGAAATTTTCAGTTTAAAAAACATTCCTCCGGATAAAACGTTAGAATATATAGATAAACTAAAAAACAGTATTCGTAATTTACAAATGACCCTAGATAATCTTTTACAATGGGCTGCCGGTCAGCTAAAGGGAATTAAAGTGGAAAAACAAACGTTTAATATACTTGGCGTAAGCGAATCCTGCCGCTTATTACTTCAGGATATTGCCAATACAAAGGGTATACAAATTCAGCAAGAAATTCCAAGCGATTTGGAAGCACTGGCTGATCCGGAACATATAAGGCTTGTATTGCGAAACCTATTGAGTAATGCAATTAAATTTACAGAACCGGGTGGAACTGTATCGATTCAAGCAGTAAAAGTAGAAGGTTCTATTCAATTATCAGTGAAAGATACAGGCCTTGGAATGTCAGAAGAACTTATTGCTAACTTTACTCAGAATAAACTCATCCAGAGTCAATTTGGCACACAAAGGGAAAGCGGAACCGGTTTAGGGCTTCATCTCTGTAAGGAATTTATAGAATTAAACGGAGGTGAAATCCGGATAAAAAGTAAGCCGGGACAGGGTACAAAATTTATAATTAAAATTCCCGCATAAAATTAGAAGGCGAGAAAATGTATCCCGCCTTCGTTTATACTCTGAAATCTATTTTGTAATTTTCAAAGGAAATGGAGCATAACCAAAACGGTTGGTGTCTGCGTCTATTGTTGTTGGAACAGCAGATCTACCAATCCTGTCCTTACAGGCTGTTTTCGAATCTGTTACTACCGTAAAGTTGTTACTCGTCACATGTGTTCTGGCTTCTTTGTAAGTTTTAAAAGGTCCGACCAGACAAAGGTATGTAATACTCTTATCATTCAATTCGGTCCAACTCGATACAAAATAACCAATATCTACAGAACTCTGAACTATAGTAGCATCATCTGCAGCTGCTTTGATAGTTACAGAACTTAAGCTTACACCGGCCCCTCCGGTTCCTGTACAACGGGGGTCAGTAGCTGTGCTTACACTTCCCACATAGCTACCGTAGCAAACCGTCCCTCTCCGGGTAATCATAACGTTCTTTGTGTTATCAAACTCTAAGATCTGATGAAAATAACTTCCTGTTTTAGCTGCACCGAGCGGAAAAGCTACTCCTGAGTAATCAGCTGACCAGAGGCTACCCTTGATGTTTTCCTCAACATTAGCAAACAATGGAATAACAGTTCCATTATCGTCTACAACCGTTACCTTACCTTCTATTTCCACAGCCTGGGATGCTTTATAGGTGGTAAGCTGATTGCTGGTATTCGCATTCAGTAAAGTAAGGGCTACTGTAACTTCATCGCTTGTTTCTGTTTCCTTGATGCAAGAAACTAGAGAAATCAGCAGAGATAAAGCTGTCAGAATAAAAAATGTTTTACGTTTCATAGTTGTTCCTATTGAATTCCTTATATTAGATTTTAAATAACAATGCACCCCAGTACCAACCTGCACCTACTGCCGGAGTTAAGACCAGATCACCTTTTTGGAACCTGCCTTTCTGGTTTTCTTCCGAGAGAATTATCGGAATCGATGCGGCGGAAGTATTACCCACATAATGAAAATTAACTAACTGCTTATCCTTTGGAATACACACCTTTTCTGAAACACCTTTCACAACAAGATGAGTTCCCGGGTGTGCTGCCATCCAATCGATATCCTCCGGTTTCAATCCATATTTTTCCATCATCATATCCACAGCTTGAATCGTGCAATCAATAGCATTGGGAATTAGATCCGGATAACTCTTGGTTAAACCATTTGGAGCCGGACAGGTAATAATATGTTTTCTATCCGCATCATCGAAAAGGAAAGAATCGATCAAACCTCTCGAAGTATCGTCAGTCTTCTCCAGAATCACAGCTCCGGCGGCATCACCGGCAGTAAATTCACCATATCCGCCTTCTCTTACACGAACGGAAAACCTTTCTGAACCTACCACGGCGACTTTCTTGAATTTCGGATCAGCCAACATATACATTTTTGCTGTCTGAACCCCATGTACAAAACCCGTACAGGCTGTACTCACATCAAAAGAAAGTGCATTTTTAGTTCCTACCAACTTGGATGCCTGAGGAGCCAGATCGGGTAAGTAATATCTATCAGTCCAGTTGGCCAAAATAAATAAATCAATCTCTTCCGGAGATATTTTAGCATCCTGTAATGCCATTTTAACAGCTTCTGCCGCCATATATTGCGCAGTTTCTTCTTCACTTGCACGAAAACGACGTTCCACTCCGATTTCTTTCCCGATAACTGCTTCTTCAGCCGGGTGCATCTCGGGATATTTCAGGCGAGTCCGAATCTCTTCATTAGACAATATTTTCTGAGGATAATAATGCCCGAAGCCTCGAAACTGGATTCCATTACTTTTAAGTTCATTCTTTTTACTCATTACATCTCCTTTTTTAGCGGTATAATTTTTCAGGATCAAGTTCTCTTAAAACTTCTAATTCATCTTTTGTAATTGGCTCTTCTCGAAAAGGTTTATGACTGGGTAAGCTCCAATCTGTATATTTAGAAATTGCAACTTCCGCAGTTAATGTAGGCTCAGAAGGAGGACATATCCAATCACTAAAATACATATTTTTCTTGTTTCCCACCATTCGTCTTCTGAACCTTCCGAATTGACAGACAATCTGTTGAACTCTTCTTCCGGGTGAAGTTATAAAGTCCACATTCTGCACAAATCTTCCTTTCATCGCTTTAGCCACTACAAGACAATCGGCAGTACTCGCAATATCATTGGCACCACCCGAACCTACTAAAAATCTGCCATCCGAAAGACGTGTGGAATTCAAATTTCCATCCAGATCAATTTGAGCAGTTCCTAAAACTCCCAAACAATCTTTAGAAACTTGAGTTCCCAAAATCTGGGTTACATCTGAAAGTTGTTCTGCTTTATTCCCGTGCAACTGACTGAAGAGAAAAATATCTCCCGATTGGGGAACAAAACCATAAAATCCAAGCTCAGCTAAAGTAGTAATCGGAAAATCACTGGCTTCTAGAAGTTTTGCTGCTGTCCAGGCAGCCATATGAGCTGCACCAATTCCTGCCAGAACCGTTTTATACTGCTTTCGTATAACCAGCTCTATAATCGAGCGTGCTGTAAGAATAATCATCTGCTCCGAGTCGGTAGCCGGTTCATTCTTGATGTTTACTTGAATATGTACTGTTTTATATTTTTCTTTTATGCTACTTAATTTTAAGTTCTCCAGTCTTTCCTTTCCCAGAACTTTCAAATACTCTTCGTGACCACCCTTACAAAGAATATATTTTTCCAGCCATTCCTTTCTTTCGTTCAGATCTTTAGAACCACTTTTTTCACTGGCTTCTACCATAAAATCATAATCATCACAGTAGGTTTCCATTCCCTGAAGACCCGGAACTTTCATCTGATTGGAAATTCTCATGGATTGAGGATGAGCTCCATACGGAACTTCACACATACCTATCACTCTTGAACCCGGTATCGTAACAAATTCGGGTGGAATCGTTCCATACGGTACTATCCTTTCAGCTGTAAGAAGAATGCCTTTTTTAGCAGCTAAAGCTCCCCAAATTCCTTCTCCTAGGGGTGGAGTCAAAAGGACATTTCCCCTATCATCGGCGATAGTTCCGTGAACAAAAGTATAATCAGGAGAAAGCGGAGACAATAAAGCCAGGTATTGCTCTTCATCAGCTTCCTTTTTTTTCTTATATATGGATCTATGCTTTCTTAAAACTTCCAGAGAAGAACCATAAACAGCCAGTTGACTCAATTCATCCGAACTATCTCTTTTAAAAGAAATATCTTCAGAAATCCCATTTTGATTGGGATTCGGAAATAAAAATAAAGATGTTCCTACTTTATCTGTAGCAAGATGACTATCCAAAATAGAACTGGTGATAATACCGGGAAGCTGAAGGGCACCGGCTATTAAACGCTCTACCAGGGACAATATGGACCATAGTTCCAGCTCAAAGGGTTTTCCTTCAAAAAGTCTCGAGTACAAACGATTAGGTGCAGGTCTCGGATAATTATCTCCCGCAAAAGTAATAATCGCTTTTTTTACAATACCGGATAAAGCAAGGGCATTCGCATTGGAATGTAAGCCTGTACAGCTAATAGTGAAATTGCCTTCCTTACCGTAAAAAACCCTTACCAGTGCATTAATCAAAGCATTCGGTCGGGACATACAGGAAGAAAAATGAATATATGAGCCGGGCTCCACATTCTTTTTAACCATCCTATCAATGGAAGAATATATTTCCAAATTTCTGAACAAAAAAAACTCCTAATTTATAGGTATTGAATGCACTTTCAGGAAGCTTCCGAAAGTGCAACAAAAGAACTCTGGCTTCCAATCGCATAAGCCATGGAAACTGCCTTTTTAATGTGTACCTTTCTTCCTTTTCCGGGAACACAATCATGAATGGCTTCCTTATCTCGAATTTCATGATTTATAGTAGGACAAACAGATTTGTTCTGTAACATAAGAGCAGTCGCACCCACATTAATAATACCGGCAGCCCCGAATGTATGCCCGAAAATGGGTTTTATAGATCCCATTAAGGGTCTATCCTTTTCCGGTAAAAACTCAAATAAAAGCTTGTAGGTTCGGCTTTCGGCAAGATCGTTATTATAGGTAGCTGTACCATGGCCACAAATATACCCCAGGTCATCTCTGGCTATTTTAGTAATTTCTAAAAGTTTATTTAAACCTACAGCCCCCTTGCGACCCGATATATCCATACGCATAGCATGACTCGCTTCATTATAACTTAAAGTACCAAGAACCTCTGCATAAATTCTGGCTCCTCGCTTTACTGCATGATCATAATTTTCCATACATAGAACCATGGCCCCCTCTCCGAGAATAAAACCATCTCTTCTTTCATCATAAGGTTTTATTGCCCTTTTCGGATTATCTGATTCTTTAGACATAACCGAACTTTTTGGATCAGAATACATGGCCATCAGGGGTTTCACCAGTGGAAATTCATGCCCCCCTGCATACATGACTACCGCCCTATTTTTCCGTATAGCCTGATAGCAAAGAGCAATCGCATGATGCCCCCCCACACAGGCAGAACTCACTGTAGTTACAAAACCCTGTATATTATTATTTATCGCGGTCAGGGTTGAAGGATTAGAACTCATAGAAGTTAATACCGCGTAACGATTAAAAATATCCGAATCAGAAGGATTTTTAACATATCTTTGATAGGCTTCGAACCACCATTCTAAACCTGAACGGGAAGAGGAGTCAACAAAACCTACCCGATGCGGTTCTATACTATCTTTTTGAAGACCTGCATCCTTTCTGGCCAGTTCCATAGCCGACATAATCGCCAGGGTTTCACGGTTATAATGTTTTGCATGTTCCGAAATTAAGCCAGGAATATAATTTTTATATTCAAAACTTTTTATCTCCGCTGCTGTTTTGACAGGGAAGTTTTCAGTTGAAAATCTGGTTAAATAATCAATCTGTGATTCTCCATTGTATAACTTTTCCCAGAAGTGTTCAACTGTATCCACCCCCGGTAATATGATTCCCATTCCTGTGATTACGACTCTGCTATTTTTTTTCATAAAGATCTTGTGTTTTTGTATTCTTCAAAAAAGATAAGAAATTACTTTTTTCAATAAAAGAAAAAAGATTCTTAACTTTTTTTAATTTAAATACGAGGAGAAGTTTATGTCAAGAGTATATATTGACATGCCGAATAAATTTATTTATTCAACCGAAATCCCAACCAGAAAAAATGACATGTATCTCGATTTACATGTTACCTTTGACGCCATGGCCTCTTTTGTTATGGAAGCCTATCACCGTTTCCTGGTCGACAACGGGTATATTCTTACCCATATAGAAGATACTCCCATCATCATGTCAAATTTTACAATTGATTATAAATCAGAAGCCCGTTATCCGGACGTTCTGCGTTTTGAAGTAGCTGTAGCCAATTTTACCAGCACAGCTTTTGATATATTTATACGTATAAGCAGAAATGAAGGTAAAGAAGATGTGGCTCATGTTCGAGTATGTGATGTTTTCTTTGACTATCAAAATAAGAAAACCCTCTCTATTCCGGCAAAGTTTCGAGAAAAATTTGAGCCTAAAGAATAAGCAGGTACACATTTGGAAAGTTTAAAAGACAAAGTCATACTGGTCAGCGGTGGAAGCATCGGAATAGGAAAAGCTATTGTTCGGGATCTTTGCCGGTACGGAGCTAAAGTTGTTTTTTGTAGCCGAAGAGTAGAAGAAGGCAGGACCTTTGAAAAGGAGTTACAAAATGAAGGAAATTTCGCCACCTACATTCCCTGTGACATTTCCAGGAAAGACGAGGTCAAAGCCTTAGTCGACAAAACAATAGAACTCTATGGCAAACTCGATGCAGCGGTTAATAATGCCGGAATTTTAGGTCCCCAAGTCTCCCTTCTCGACTACCCGGAAGAAGAATGGGATAAAATGGTAAATGTGAACCTCAAAGGAACCTATCTCTGTATGAAGTATGAAATCGAAGAAATGCTAAAACAGGGCAAGGGTTCGATTGTCAATATGTCTTCTGTTGCGGGAATTTTAGGAGGATACAGAGGACTCATCGCTTATTCGGCGACTAAACATGCCATTGTAGGTCTCAGTAAAAGTGCGGCCTGGGACTATGGAGCCAAAGGAATTCGCATTAATACACTCTGTCCCGGCACCATTGACGATACAGGTATGATCGAAGAAGTAGTGAATTCCACTAAAGACCCTCAGAAAGCCAGAGAAAACATGCCAAATTTCTATCCTATGAGAAGACTGGGAAAAACATCCGAAATTGCTTCTGCTGTTTCCTGGCTTTGCAGTGATGAATCTTCCTTTGTCAGTGGCATAGCTCTTCCCGTAGATGGTGGCTTCTCAGCCCAGTAAGGAGATGACGATATGTTTCAAGATAAAGTTATAATTGTAACAGGTGGTTCAGCGGGTATAGGAAAAGCTATCCTTGAAAAACTTGCAAAAGAAAAAGCTAAGGTAGTTTTTTGTAGCCGCGGGAAAGAAGAAGGTACTCGATTGGAAGTCGAACTCAGAGAAAAAGGTTTAGAAGTTCGTTTCGTTCCCTGTGATGTGAAAAAGTCAGAAGAAGTCCAAAACCTGATTCAAAAAACGCTCGAATACTACGGTGGACTGGATATGGCAGTAAACAATGCCGGTCTGGGTGGTGTTAGTAAGCGTCTCGCAGAATATCCGGAAGAAATTTGGGATAAGGTAATGAATGTAAATCTCAAAGGAATATTCCTTTGCATGAAATACCAGATACCTGAGATGCTAAAAAAAGGTAAAGGTTCTATTGTGAATATTTCTTCTATTGCAGGACTTGTAGGCGCAGATTGGAGAGTAGCCCCATACGCAGCTTCCAAACACGGAGTAATCGGACTTACGAAAAGTGCAGCTTTAGAGTTTGCTCATAAAGGAATTCGCGTGAATGCTATCTGTCCGGCTTTTACCGAAACCGAAATGTTAGAAGGCTTATTCCAGGCTTCTCCTGATCCGAATGCAGCGAGAACCGAACTCGGCAACAAACATGCTCTAAAAAGATTAGCTTCTGCCTCAGAAGTTGCGGATGCCAGTGCATTTCTCTTGAGTGATAGGGCTTCTTTTATCACCGGTGTCGCTCTTCCTGTTGACGGAGCCTATACCGCAAAATAGGTTTACCCACAGAGTTTCACGGGGTATCTTATACCCTGTGAATATTATCCACTCAAATGAAATATATGGAGCAGCATCTACAAGAAATTCTAAAACAAATCGAAGGTTTACATCCGGGATTAATCTGGCTCTTCTTATTCTTATCTAATTTTTTCGAAAACCTCTTCCCCCCCTGGCCGGGAGATACGGTAAATGCTTTCGCCGGATTTCTTCTGGCAAGAAAAGATTCTATAGGTTTTTTGAATGTTCTCAGTTCAACAATACTCGGAAACTTATTCGGGGCTCTTATTATGTATTATTTTGGAAAGCAAGTTATAAGTCTCATAAAAAACTATAATATTCCTTTTAAAGATAAATTCTATTCAGAAAAAGGTCTTGAACAAACTATCAATTGGTTCCAGAAGTATTCTCTGATTGTAGTTCTTTTTTCCAGGTTTTCAGCTGGAATCCGTTTTTTTGTTTCTATTGTTGCGGGACTTAGCCGTATGCCCATCTGGAGTTTTATTACAGTCTTTTCACTGGGAGTCATCCTCTGGTGCGGATTAATTATAGGCTCGGCTTACTACCTGGGAAAAAACTGGGAATACATTCGGGAAGTATTAAGTATTTATAATAAAATCATTATTAGCTTTTTCTTATTTCTTTTTGCTTTATATGGATTTTATAGGTATAAAAAGAAAAAGCGGGAAGTATAGTTGCCACCCTTCACTACGCGGCTATCGGGACTTCGATACGTTTCGCTACTCAGTCTCCGATAGCTGTGTCCTACTTAAATACTATCTATAATAGAATTTAAGGTTTGACTCGGACGCATAGCTTTCGATGCTTTCTCAAATTCCGGCATATAATAACCACCAATATCCTGGGGTCTTCCCTGGGCGGCAATTAATTCCTGGTTAATCTGGGCTTCCTTGTCTTTCAGTTCTTTTGCTATCTTAGCAAATTTTTCTTTTAAGCCTTTGTCTTTATCCTGCTCTGCAAGAGCTTCCGCCCAGTATAGAGCCAGATAAAAATGACTTCCCCGGTTGTCGATCTGGCCGACCTTTCTCGCCGGAGACTTATTCTCATCCAAAAACTTGCCATTGGCTTTATCCAGAGTTTCGGCGAAAATTCGGGCTTTTTCGTGATTAAAGGTATTGGCCATGTGTTCAAAAGACACCGCCAGGGCCAAAAATTCTCCGAGGGAATCCCAGCGTAGATAACCTTCTTTTAAAAACTGATCCACATGCTTGGGAGCAGAACCACCGGCACCCGTCTCAAACAAGCCTCCTCCATTCATTAAAGGCACAATCGAAAGCATTTTCGCACTGGTTCCAAGTTCAAGGATAGGAAAAAGGTCAGTCAAATAATCTCTCAACACGTTACCGGTCACTGAGATGGTATCCAAGCCTTTACGAATCCTTTCCAGTGATAATTTAGTGGCTTCCACAGGAGAGAGAATGTGAATTTCCAGACCCTTTGTATCATGATCTTTCAGGTAGGTATTCACCTTCTTGATTAATTCAGCATCATGTGCACGATTCTTATCTAACCAGAATACAGCCGGTGTATTACTGAGTCTTGCGCGATTTACAGTCAGTTTTACCCAATCCTGAATTGGAGCATCCTTTACCTGGCACATACGGAAAATATCACCTTTCTCCACGTTTTGCTCAAGTAAGGTTTTTCCACTTTCGTCAGTTACCCGAATCTTTCCTTTTCCGGAAGCCATGAAAGTTTTATCGTGAGAACCATATTCTTCGGCTTTTTGTGCCATTAAGCCCACATTGGAAACGCTTCCCATAGTAGCCGGATTAAATTGTCCGTGTTTTTTACAATCTTCAATAACAGCCTGGTAAACCCCGGCATAGCATCTATCGGGAATCATAGCTTTGGTCGGCTGTTGCTTTCCATCAGGTCCCCACATAGTTCCGGAGTCTCTCAGGACAACAGGCATAGAAGCATCAATAATAATATCGTTAGGTACATGCAGGTTGGTAATTCCCTTATCCGAATCTACCATTGCCAGAGAAGGCCCTTTCTTATAGCAGGCCTGAATATCTGCTTCTATCGCTTTCTGTTTTTCTTCAGGTAATTTCTTGATTTTGTTATATAGATCACCCAGTCCGTTGTTCGGATTTACCCCGAGACTCGAAAAATCAGATGCATATTTTTCAAACACATCTTTATAATAAACAGAAACAGCGTGGCCAAACATTATAGGGTCGGAAACTTTCATCATAGTTGCTTTCAGGTGAAGTGAAAGTAATACGTTCTGCTTTCTGGCATCTTCAATTTGTTCAGTATAAAACTTTCTCAAAGAAGCCACATTCATTACTGAAGAATCAATCACTTCTCCCGGTAACAGGGGAGTTTTTTCTTTTAGTACTGCCACTTCTCCTGAATCACTTACAAATTCGATTTTTACAGTACAGGCTTTATCAAGTGTATGAGAAGTTTCGCTTCCGTAAAAATCTCCTTCTTCCATATGAGCTACATGAGTCTTTGAATCGGAAGGCCAGGCTCCCATGCGATGTGGATTTTTCTTTGCATAATTTTTAACCGAAGTAGCTGAACGTCTATCAGAATTACCTTCTCTTAAAACGGGGTTTACTGCACTTCCTAAAACTTTTGTATATTTCGCCTGAATTTTCTTTTCTTCTTCTGTTTTAGGCTCTTCCGGGTAATCGGGAAGTTTATAGCCTTTATCCTGCAGTTCTTTAATTGCAGCTTTTAATTGTGGAATGGAAGCACTGATATTGGGAAGTTTAATTATATTGGCTTCTTTTTTTTGTGTAAGTTCTCCAAGCTCAGTTAGATAATCCGGAATTTGCTGC is a window from the Leptospiraceae bacterium genome containing:
- a CDS encoding sensor histidine kinase yields the protein MENKGLLRFYFRLPSSLIIFLLYFVFLLNFLFSQEDILTIDKVDNEIQLIGKHVYYLQENNKELTINDILQPSTQSQFKKQLKDTFIFQPSNNGIWFKISIENKTEEALYLKLGRISIWFLDFYKPDAFGKYHKTFSGGNLKTDVPPPSLSKRYVLSLMQGKTTGPKTYYIRIVGKFPLTFPFLIGTKNSIIEDTRFREDWVTAIFCGCILATFLYNVFLLFSMRDILYFYYISFLACSFFTVTFFQNYPFFSHPWFWENIFIWSNLIAIFIGLFGIHYLRLVHYSTFLKKWIIFMVFILAFFFPILNYLKFIDFIFLVKAYLPTVTLFHFSLFLCGLYVYYKGYKPARFYTIAWGSLFLSIGIFFLIIHELLPFLLYADYIIYLGFTAEMAFFGLALGDRYNHIKKESEEIHKKHLVLIEKQKEILEQKVQERTEVLLLLNEELEQKNKDLDLRGKELQEVNRAKDKIFAIISHDLRSPIAALNSFLEIFSLKNIPPDKTLEYIDKLKNSIRNLQMTLDNLLQWAAGQLKGIKVEKQTFNILGVSESCRLLLQDIANTKGIQIQQEIPSDLEALADPEHIRLVLRNLLSNAIKFTEPGGTVSIQAVKVEGSIQLSVKDTGLGMSEELIANFTQNKLIQSQFGTQRESGTGLGLHLCKEFIELNGGEIRIKSKPGQGTKFIIKIPA
- a CDS encoding ketoacyl-ACP synthase III, with translation MSKKNELKSNGIQFRGFGHYYPQKILSNEEIRTRLKYPEMHPAEEAVIGKEIGVERRFRASEEETAQYMAAEAVKMALQDAKISPEEIDLFILANWTDRYYLPDLAPQASKLVGTKNALSFDVSTACTGFVHGVQTAKMYMLADPKFKKVAVVGSERFSVRVREGGYGEFTAGDAAGAVILEKTDDTSRGLIDSFLFDDADRKHIITCPAPNGLTKSYPDLIPNAIDCTIQAVDMMMEKYGLKPEDIDWMAAHPGTHLVVKGVSEKVCIPKDKQLVNFHYVGNTSAASIPIILSEENQKGRFQKGDLVLTPAVGAGWYWGALLFKI
- a CDS encoding 3-oxoacid CoA-transferase, producing MFRNLEIYSSIDRMVKKNVEPGSYIHFSSCMSRPNALINALVRVFYGKEGNFTISCTGLHSNANALALSGIVKKAIITFAGDNYPRPAPNRLYSRLFEGKPFELELWSILSLVERLIAGALQLPGIITSSILDSHLATDKVGTSLFLFPNPNQNGISEDISFKRDSSDELSQLAVYGSSLEVLRKHRSIYKKKKEADEEQYLALLSPLSPDYTFVHGTIADDRGNVLLTPPLGEGIWGALAAKKGILLTAERIVPYGTIPPEFVTIPGSRVIGMCEVPYGAHPQSMRISNQMKVPGLQGMETYCDDYDFMVEASEKSGSKDLNERKEWLEKYILCKGGHEEYLKVLGKERLENLKLSSIKEKYKTVHIQVNIKNEPATDSEQMIILTARSIIELVIRKQYKTVLAGIGAAHMAAWTAAKLLEASDFPITTLAELGFYGFVPQSGDIFLFSQLHGNKAEQLSDVTQILGTQVSKDCLGVLGTAQIDLDGNLNSTRLSDGRFLVGSGGANDIASTADCLVVAKAMKGRFVQNVDFITSPGRRVQQIVCQFGRFRRRMVGNKKNMYFSDWICPPSEPTLTAEVAISKYTDWSLPSHKPFREEPITKDELEVLRELDPEKLYR
- a CDS encoding beta-ketoacyl-[acyl-carrier-protein] synthase family protein; translated protein: MKKNSRVVITGMGIILPGVDTVEHFWEKLYNGESQIDYLTRFSTENFPVKTAAEIKSFEYKNYIPGLISEHAKHYNRETLAIMSAMELARKDAGLQKDSIEPHRVGFVDSSSRSGLEWWFEAYQRYVKNPSDSDIFNRYAVLTSMSSNPSTLTAINNNIQGFVTTVSSACVGGHHAIALCYQAIRKNRAVVMYAGGHEFPLVKPLMAMYSDPKSSVMSKESDNPKRAIKPYDERRDGFILGEGAMVLCMENYDHAVKRGARIYAEVLGTLSYNEASHAMRMDISGRKGAVGLNKLLEITKIARDDLGYICGHGTATYNNDLAESRTYKLLFEFLPEKDRPLMGSIKPIFGHTFGAAGIINVGATALMLQNKSVCPTINHEIRDKEAIHDCVPGKGRKVHIKKAVSMAYAIGSQSSFVALSEAS
- a CDS encoding thioesterase family protein, encoding MSRVYIDMPNKFIYSTEIPTRKNDMYLDLHVTFDAMASFVMEAYHRFLVDNGYILTHIEDTPIIMSNFTIDYKSEARYPDVLRFEVAVANFTSTAFDIFIRISRNEGKEDVAHVRVCDVFFDYQNKKTLSIPAKFREKFEPKE
- a CDS encoding glucose 1-dehydrogenase; the encoded protein is MESLKDKVILVSGGSIGIGKAIVRDLCRYGAKVVFCSRRVEEGRTFEKELQNEGNFATYIPCDISRKDEVKALVDKTIELYGKLDAAVNNAGILGPQVSLLDYPEEEWDKMVNVNLKGTYLCMKYEIEEMLKQGKGSIVNMSSVAGILGGYRGLIAYSATKHAIVGLSKSAAWDYGAKGIRINTLCPGTIDDTGMIEEVVNSTKDPQKARENMPNFYPMRRLGKTSEIASAVSWLCSDESSFVSGIALPVDGGFSAQ
- a CDS encoding glucose 1-dehydrogenase, yielding MFQDKVIIVTGGSAGIGKAILEKLAKEKAKVVFCSRGKEEGTRLEVELREKGLEVRFVPCDVKKSEEVQNLIQKTLEYYGGLDMAVNNAGLGGVSKRLAEYPEEIWDKVMNVNLKGIFLCMKYQIPEMLKKGKGSIVNISSIAGLVGADWRVAPYAASKHGVIGLTKSAALEFAHKGIRVNAICPAFTETEMLEGLFQASPDPNAARTELGNKHALKRLASASEVADASAFLLSDRASFITGVALPVDGAYTAK
- a CDS encoding DedA family protein, giving the protein MKYMEQHLQEILKQIEGLHPGLIWLFLFLSNFFENLFPPWPGDTVNAFAGFLLARKDSIGFLNVLSSTILGNLFGALIMYYFGKQVISLIKNYNIPFKDKFYSEKGLEQTINWFQKYSLIVVLFSRFSAGIRFFVSIVAGLSRMPIWSFITVFSLGVILWCGLIIGSAYYLGKNWEYIREVLSIYNKIIISFFLFLFALYGFYRYKKKKREV